One stretch of Halobacillus litoralis DNA includes these proteins:
- a CDS encoding thiolase family protein: MASQIQGAITGIGELKPVRYSEGKTTLSLIAESVRLAIQDAGISKEDVDGLLVGPQVGETPQHVPATVSEYLGIDPTMSNTVDLGGATGPGMIWRAAAAIQAGMCETVVCVLANKNEKGETLRSPNRNPIREFDVPFGASGANTSYALIKRQHMEEYGSTQEDFARIAYWHRKNAQLNPDAIFYNKPVEVEDIIASPMIADPLHLLEIVMPVAGGAAVVVTSAEKAAEGKHKPVYLKGAGEKITHRAVSQAPSIDALPFNYSIPRALDQARTNIEDIDLFSLYDCYTSVVATTLESAGLCKPGEFGDFVKNHSFSHDGDYPLNTHGGQLGFGQADLAGGMSHVVEAVHQLRGEAGNRQIPDARQALVTGNGATLSETTALVLGGER; this comes from the coding sequence ATGGCCAGCCAAATTCAAGGGGCGATCACCGGAATCGGTGAGCTGAAGCCCGTCCGTTATTCAGAAGGAAAAACCACCTTAAGTTTGATTGCAGAATCCGTCCGTCTCGCCATCCAGGATGCCGGCATCTCCAAAGAAGACGTCGACGGCCTGCTCGTCGGACCCCAAGTCGGGGAAACGCCGCAGCATGTGCCGGCGACGGTTTCTGAGTATCTGGGAATCGATCCCACGATGTCCAACACAGTGGATCTCGGGGGAGCGACCGGACCAGGGATGATCTGGAGAGCCGCCGCAGCCATCCAGGCAGGCATGTGTGAAACCGTCGTCTGTGTTTTAGCCAACAAAAATGAAAAAGGGGAAACATTACGATCGCCAAACCGTAATCCGATCCGCGAATTTGATGTGCCTTTCGGTGCATCGGGAGCCAATACCTCCTATGCCCTCATAAAAAGACAGCACATGGAAGAGTACGGGTCCACGCAGGAAGACTTTGCAAGGATCGCGTACTGGCACAGGAAAAATGCTCAGTTGAACCCGGATGCGATTTTCTATAACAAGCCCGTTGAAGTCGAAGATATTATCGCCTCTCCTATGATTGCCGATCCGCTTCACCTGCTGGAAATCGTCATGCCTGTTGCCGGTGGAGCAGCCGTCGTCGTGACATCTGCGGAAAAAGCAGCGGAAGGGAAGCATAAACCGGTCTATCTGAAAGGAGCTGGTGAAAAGATCACACACCGGGCGGTAAGCCAAGCGCCAAGTATAGACGCTCTGCCATTCAACTATTCAATCCCAAGGGCGCTTGACCAAGCTCGTACGAACATTGAAGACATCGACCTTTTCTCACTGTATGACTGTTATACAAGTGTCGTGGCCACCACCCTTGAGAGTGCTGGTCTATGTAAGCCAGGGGAGTTCGGTGATTTTGTCAAAAACCATAGCTTCAGTCATGACGGGGATTATCCATTGAACACGCATGGCGGTCAGTTGGGCTTCGGTCAGGCAGACTTGGCCGGCGGCATGTCGCATGTTGTGGAAGCCGTCCATCAATTGAGAGGCGAAGCTGGAAATCGTCAAATACCAGATGCGAGACAAGCCCTTGTGACGGGGAACGGAGCCACATTAAGCGAAACGACAGCCCTTGTGTTAGGAGGAGAACGATGA
- a CDS encoding acetyl-CoA C-acyltransferase: MTTVLLDGIRTPFGKWKGALKKKTASELGSHALSALLEKNPIAKQADGVLLAQVIQAGGGQNPARQVAYKAGVEISTPAITLNNVCLGGIATIADASRRLKLNEGELYIVGGFDSMTNAPHTAPVRASSGLGHALLKDTLLNDGLWCALTDVSMGALTDEKNRSFEISREEQDEYAALSQQRASHAQENGWFQPEITPFTGLLEEDEGIRKGTTVEKLSSLSPAFSNEGTITAGNASQMTDGASVGIVTTKEKAESLGQDPLAEIIDWSEIAGPDPSLQTKPSQAIQELLDRHQLTTEDIDLFEINEAFASVVIGSCRELGIDYDRVNVNGGAIALGHPLGGTGFRLVLTLAHELKRRGGGKGIASLCGGGGQGMALLIEVPYS; encoded by the coding sequence ATGACTACAGTACTACTAGATGGCATCCGCACCCCGTTCGGAAAGTGGAAAGGGGCTTTGAAAAAGAAAACCGCATCCGAGCTAGGATCGCATGCGCTAAGCGCTTTGTTAGAGAAAAATCCGATAGCCAAACAGGCGGATGGTGTGCTGCTTGCCCAAGTGATTCAGGCTGGGGGCGGCCAAAACCCTGCGAGGCAAGTCGCTTATAAAGCGGGGGTGGAAATCAGTACACCTGCCATCACATTGAATAATGTCTGTTTGGGTGGGATCGCTACGATTGCGGATGCCTCCCGAAGACTGAAATTGAATGAAGGAGAGTTATACATCGTCGGTGGATTCGACTCGATGACGAATGCACCTCATACCGCTCCTGTACGTGCTTCTTCCGGACTTGGTCATGCCCTACTAAAAGACACATTACTGAACGATGGTTTATGGTGTGCCTTAACCGATGTCTCGATGGGCGCTCTTACCGATGAGAAAAACCGCTCCTTCGAGATCAGTCGTGAGGAACAAGATGAATATGCCGCCCTTTCCCAGCAACGAGCATCTCACGCTCAGGAAAATGGATGGTTCCAACCTGAAATCACTCCTTTTACAGGATTACTCGAGGAAGATGAAGGCATCCGCAAAGGAACGACAGTAGAAAAGTTATCCAGCCTCTCCCCCGCCTTTTCCAACGAAGGCACGATTACGGCAGGCAATGCGTCGCAGATGACGGACGGGGCGAGCGTTGGGATCGTTACCACTAAAGAGAAAGCAGAATCACTCGGCCAGGATCCACTCGCCGAGATCATAGATTGGTCAGAGATTGCCGGACCTGATCCGAGTTTACAAACCAAACCATCGCAAGCGATCCAAGAACTATTAGACAGACACCAATTGACGACCGAGGATATCGATCTATTTGAAATCAATGAAGCTTTTGCCAGTGTTGTTATCGGCAGCTGCCGGGAGCTTGGCATCGATTATGACCGGGTCAATGTGAACGGTGGCGCAATCGCTCTTGGTCACCCTTTAGGAGGCACAGGATTCCGGCTCGTTTTGACCCTTGCCCATGAACTGAAACGACGCGGCGGAGGAAAAGGCATCGCTTCCCTTTGCGGCGGTGGTGGACAGGGTATGGCCCTGTTGATTGAAGTTCCTTATTCATAA
- a CDS encoding Zn-ribbon domain-containing OB-fold protein, producing the protein MSQLQNISLPRPTITPVSQPFWESIQAGHLSLQQCDKCEQWIFYPREHCPHCFHDSLTWKKASGRGRLKTWSVIHRAGHPAWQEHTPYVVGIVTLEEGPSLLTHILVEETALKHNLKVEMEISEIGPHPLPFFKKQEETK; encoded by the coding sequence ATGAGCCAACTACAAAACATTTCTCTGCCACGTCCTACAATTACACCTGTTAGTCAGCCTTTCTGGGAAAGCATCCAAGCCGGACACCTCAGCCTTCAGCAATGTGACAAATGTGAGCAGTGGATCTTCTACCCTCGCGAACATTGTCCACACTGTTTTCATGATTCGTTAACATGGAAAAAAGCATCCGGACGGGGAAGGCTGAAAACATGGAGTGTGATCCATCGGGCCGGACATCCCGCCTGGCAGGAACATACGCCCTATGTGGTCGGCATCGTCACCCTTGAAGAAGGACCATCTCTATTGACTCATATATTGGTAGAGGAAACCGCCTTAAAACATAACCTAAAAGTCGAAATGGAAATCAGTGAAATCGGCCCACACCCCTTGCCATTTTTCAAAAAACAGGAGGAAACGAAATGA
- a CDS encoding acetoacetate--CoA ligase: MNTTITAQRSPYLWEPSSERIEQSHIKAFADYTGQPLFPYERFHRWSVSHLSEFWSAVWDYAGIIGEKGDRVFVPGTSMPDSTWFPEARLNFAENLLRGSLDRIVAYEANEEGIQRSITLHELRQSVAKAQEGLKRLGIQEGDCVAGVTTNDIQGLVALLATTSLGATWTSCSPDFGTKGIVDRIGQVKPKVLIATLSYQYKQKPFQIKEKIKQTTEHLEGLSALVTFGGETDIEGLQSLSWDELCNNDAVEPTFQPVSFNHPLYILYTSGTTGLPKAIVHSVGGTLLQHVKEHQLHCDVQQNDVLFWYTNTAWMMYPWLVSGLASEAAILLYDGSPVRQDYLTHLWDIADEVGITHFGTSPKYLDTLMKAGVDLKSSHSLDTLKSLLSCGAPLAPEQYNWIYQTIKQNLFLASISGGTEIIGCFVMGSPVHPLKQGEIACKALGMAVDVLDERGASVYEEKGDLVCTKPFPSMPLTFFGEGGEERYRKSYFSKRPGIWTHGDLAEQTIDQSFIIYGRADTTLNPGGVRIGTAEIYGVVDHINEIKDSVVFGLPKDHDEEIVLCVVTENLTEDSAKEIRRQIRTKASPRHVPKRIYQVEEIPHTINGKRVEGAAKTAALGEEVKNEASLRNPSSLQAFRQLSEREFV; the protein is encoded by the coding sequence ATGAATACAACGATCACCGCTCAGCGTTCCCCTTATCTATGGGAGCCATCGAGCGAACGAATAGAACAATCGCACATCAAAGCTTTTGCTGACTATACCGGCCAGCCGCTTTTCCCTTATGAACGTTTCCACCGCTGGTCCGTTTCCCACCTTTCAGAGTTTTGGTCAGCGGTGTGGGATTATGCGGGAATTATCGGAGAAAAGGGAGACCGTGTTTTTGTCCCAGGCACTTCCATGCCGGATAGTACCTGGTTTCCGGAAGCACGGTTGAACTTCGCCGAAAACTTACTGCGCGGTTCTCTTGATCGAATCGTTGCCTATGAAGCGAATGAGGAAGGCATTCAACGAAGTATTACTTTACATGAGCTAAGGCAATCAGTTGCCAAAGCTCAGGAAGGGTTAAAGCGATTAGGTATACAGGAAGGCGATTGTGTGGCCGGGGTCACGACGAACGATATCCAAGGGTTGGTCGCCTTGCTTGCGACCACTTCACTCGGGGCGACATGGACCTCCTGTTCCCCTGACTTCGGGACGAAAGGGATCGTCGATCGCATCGGTCAGGTGAAACCGAAAGTGTTGATTGCTACGCTCTCCTATCAATATAAGCAAAAGCCATTCCAGATCAAAGAAAAAATCAAGCAGACGACGGAACATCTGGAAGGACTATCTGCTCTTGTGACGTTCGGAGGTGAAACGGATATTGAAGGACTACAATCTCTATCCTGGGACGAACTTTGCAACAATGATGCAGTAGAGCCAACGTTCCAACCCGTTTCTTTTAATCATCCTTTATACATTTTATATACATCGGGAACGACGGGACTGCCGAAAGCGATCGTCCATTCGGTCGGGGGGACACTCCTGCAACATGTGAAAGAACACCAGCTGCATTGCGATGTCCAGCAAAATGATGTGTTGTTCTGGTACACCAATACCGCCTGGATGATGTATCCATGGCTCGTTTCAGGGTTAGCCAGTGAAGCGGCTATTTTATTGTACGACGGTTCTCCCGTAAGGCAAGATTACCTCACCCATTTGTGGGACATTGCGGATGAAGTGGGCATCACCCATTTCGGCACAAGTCCTAAGTACCTGGATACATTGATGAAGGCAGGCGTCGATCTGAAAAGCAGTCACTCGCTCGACACTTTGAAAAGTCTGCTATCCTGCGGGGCTCCTTTAGCACCAGAGCAATACAACTGGATCTATCAAACGATCAAACAGAATCTGTTCCTTGCTTCCATTTCCGGCGGAACAGAAATCATCGGCTGTTTTGTAATGGGATCACCCGTTCATCCATTGAAGCAAGGCGAAATTGCATGCAAAGCGTTAGGAATGGCGGTTGATGTATTGGATGAGCGAGGAGCATCGGTCTACGAAGAAAAGGGTGACCTTGTTTGCACCAAACCATTCCCGAGCATGCCGCTCACCTTCTTCGGTGAAGGTGGAGAGGAACGTTACAGGAAGAGCTATTTTTCTAAGCGGCCAGGGATTTGGACACATGGAGACTTAGCTGAACAGACCATCGACCAATCGTTCATCATATATGGACGTGCCGATACGACATTGAATCCAGGCGGCGTCCGCATTGGTACCGCTGAAATTTATGGTGTCGTCGACCATATCAACGAAATCAAAGACAGCGTCGTTTTCGGATTACCGAAAGATCATGATGAAGAAATCGTGCTTTGTGTGGTGACGGAAAACCTTACAGAAGACTCGGCAAAAGAAATACGGCGACAAATCCGGACCAAAGCTTCTCCTCGTCATGTACCGAAGCGGATTTATCAAGTGGAGGAAATCCCTCATACCATCAATGGAAAAAGAGTCGAAGGAGCAGCGAAAACAGCCGCTTTAGGAGAAGAAGTGAAAAACGAAGCGTCCTTACGTAATCCATCCAGCTTACAAGCATTTCGTCAGCTTTCAGAAAGGGAGTTCGTGTAA
- a CDS encoding C40 family peptidase has protein sequence MGKKFFGVVLTSLMAMVLFVPHTQAASVSGDEVIKLAKEHLGTPYQWSGETPTGFDCSGFTYYIMDKVGVDLSRGSYDQYKQGTYVSKSNLQKGDLVFFSGTHKQGISHVGFYIGDGNMISATKSRGIAIDPVFSGYWGDKYTGAKRFLHNSFFNDVSSDYWAYDEIKQLNNEGIINGYSDGSFGPTDHVTRAQVAMMVGKSLNLNPSSSAQFKDVSSAHWAYGYINAAVNAGLITGYENGTFKPDEAITRSEIAAIINRAFEFSTNSNSYRFKDMSSSHWAYEDVYALASNSITSGYNDNTFRPNQEATRAEFSAFLYRALY, from the coding sequence TTGGGGAAGAAATTTTTTGGTGTCGTGTTAACTAGTCTTATGGCCATGGTCCTTTTTGTACCACATACTCAGGCTGCATCTGTCTCAGGCGATGAAGTAATCAAACTTGCAAAAGAACATCTTGGAACACCGTATCAGTGGAGTGGAGAAACTCCCACTGGGTTTGATTGTTCCGGATTTACATACTACATAATGGACAAAGTAGGAGTCGATCTTTCAAGGGGTTCCTATGATCAATATAAACAAGGGACCTATGTATCGAAATCAAATCTACAAAAAGGTGACTTGGTTTTCTTCTCGGGTACACATAAGCAAGGAATTTCCCATGTAGGGTTTTATATCGGAGACGGGAATATGATTTCGGCTACTAAAAGTAGAGGTATTGCCATTGACCCAGTCTTTTCTGGTTATTGGGGAGATAAGTACACGGGGGCCAAAAGGTTCTTACATAACAGTTTTTTCAATGATGTATCCAGTGATTACTGGGCTTATGATGAAATTAAACAATTAAATAACGAAGGAATCATCAATGGTTATTCTGATGGAAGTTTTGGACCTACAGATCATGTCACCAGAGCACAAGTAGCTATGATGGTGGGCAAATCATTAAACCTTAATCCCTCTTCATCTGCCCAATTCAAGGATGTTTCTTCTGCACACTGGGCATATGGTTACATCAATGCGGCTGTGAATGCTGGTCTGATCACTGGTTATGAGAACGGTACATTCAAACCAGATGAAGCGATTACCAGATCGGAAATAGCAGCGATCATCAATAGAGCTTTCGAATTCAGCACTAACAGCAATTCTTATCGTTTTAAGGATATGAGCTCTTCTCATTGGGCCTATGAGGATGTGTACGCATTAGCTTCGAATTCCATCACTTCAGGGTATAACGACAACACATTCCGCCCTAATCAGGAAGCAACTAGAGCTGAATTCAGTGCTTTCTTGTATCGTGCTTTATATTGA
- a CDS encoding sodium:solute symporter family protein, translating to MLTSSSVLLWTVILLLAVYFAAVTWVGKKGRAHSQSMAGFATARGKVSPWLVGASFATSYASANLFIGVPGLAYEHGTAVLWYTLGCFGVSWVGLLLFAKTFWRYGKKFGHVSTLPEWLGKRYNSKALQAIVSLLILFNVYYIVGQNVGLATIFETVIGIPYFWGIIIGVAITILYIGLGGAFAQIITDGIQGVLMAITSVFIVVSFFWTIGGGWNVFGVLTDRLNSIDPNLTAAIADGGPYNSALAIMAVQFLLFSFVLMPHLLNKVLSIEKEEDLAPFTLSAGLVLCIISTLMVLGGLAARVLFPSLQSADAAIPTYVIEAFPSVIAAIMIVGIISAILSSTDSLYLGITTSIGNDLYRVVAPLLTSRKMSAKELDNKSLKVAKGSLIVVGLLSLYFSLERPESLAFLIQFSFSAIISGIIAPITLGYFWNRANHYGAIAAVVTGASLYVAFTSLNLIGNIFIAMFFSAASAFVIMGIVSVLTAKAKEEKLVLEKSS from the coding sequence ATGCTTACAAGTTCCAGTGTATTACTATGGACCGTCATCCTTTTATTAGCTGTGTACTTTGCCGCTGTGACGTGGGTGGGTAAAAAAGGGCGGGCTCACAGCCAGTCGATGGCCGGTTTTGCTACAGCCCGCGGAAAAGTGAGTCCCTGGCTTGTCGGCGCAAGCTTTGCAACATCTTACGCCAGTGCCAACCTATTCATCGGCGTTCCAGGCCTCGCCTACGAACACGGAACCGCTGTGCTCTGGTACACCCTTGGCTGCTTCGGCGTTTCCTGGGTCGGACTACTTCTCTTCGCCAAAACGTTCTGGCGTTACGGGAAAAAATTCGGTCATGTGTCGACACTTCCGGAATGGCTTGGAAAACGTTACAACTCGAAAGCCCTGCAAGCCATCGTCTCTTTACTGATCTTATTCAATGTCTATTATATCGTCGGACAAAATGTCGGACTTGCAACCATTTTTGAAACGGTCATCGGTATCCCTTATTTCTGGGGCATCATCATTGGTGTTGCTATTACCATTCTTTACATCGGCCTAGGCGGTGCCTTCGCGCAAATCATCACGGACGGCATCCAGGGGGTTCTCATGGCCATTACATCCGTATTCATCGTTGTGTCCTTTTTCTGGACGATTGGTGGAGGATGGAACGTATTCGGAGTGCTGACCGATCGCCTGAATAGCATTGATCCGAACCTGACTGCAGCCATTGCCGACGGCGGTCCCTATAACAGTGCGCTCGCCATCATGGCCGTGCAGTTCCTCCTATTCAGTTTCGTATTGATGCCACATCTATTGAACAAAGTGCTATCGATTGAAAAAGAAGAAGACCTGGCTCCATTCACCTTATCCGCAGGGTTGGTGCTCTGCATCATTTCTACGCTGATGGTTCTCGGTGGACTCGCTGCCCGCGTGCTTTTCCCAAGCTTGCAAAGTGCCGATGCGGCCATTCCAACCTATGTCATTGAGGCTTTCCCGAGTGTCATCGCAGCCATCATGATTGTCGGTATCATCTCTGCCATCCTATCTAGTACCGACAGCTTGTATTTAGGAATTACAACAAGTATCGGAAACGACCTTTACCGCGTCGTCGCACCTTTACTGACTTCAAGAAAGATGTCAGCCAAAGAATTGGACAACAAATCATTGAAAGTAGCGAAAGGATCACTGATTGTCGTTGGACTCCTGTCCCTTTACTTCTCTTTAGAACGCCCAGAGTCCTTGGCCTTCCTAATCCAGTTCAGCTTTTCCGCGATCATATCCGGAATTATTGCGCCCATCACTCTCGGATATTTCTGGAACCGGGCAAATCATTATGGCGCGATCGCCGCTGTGGTTACGGGGGCTTCCTTGTATGTAGCTTTTACATCTCTGAATTTAATCGGAAATATTTTTATTGCCATGTTCTTTAGTGCAGCTTCGGCATTTGTCATTATGGGGATTGTGAGTGTACTGACGGCTAAAGCGAAAGAAGAAAAGTTGGTGTTGGAGAAATCTAGTTAA
- a CDS encoding S-layer homology domain-containing protein: protein MFFKKGKIERVLVLAILALIVSLGNSEVSYAGSDVTPPVLNDLTVSKKEATVGDEVTITADVIDDLSGVDRVSIKYEAPEGTATKYVTLRLNAATSKYEGSLEIGDYDVAGAWKIDYLYVKDVQDNYYYYYNSDGGYEYKRETSEYIDLSPYNIVVSGTEEDKQPPKLDNLQVTPLDVTKRDIVKISAEVSDNLSGVDRVSIKYEAPEGTATKYVTLRLNAETGKYEGSLEIGDYDVAGAWKIDYLYVKDAQDNYYYYYNSYGGAEYKRETSEYIDLSPYNIVVSGTEEDKQPPKLDNLQVTPTNVKRGEVVKFSAQVSDNLSGVDRVSIKYEAPEGTATKYVTLRLNAETGKYEGSLEIGDYDVAGAWKIDYLYVKDAQDNYYYYYNSYGGAEYKRETSEYIDLSSHDVVVEETDKIAPITSVDFTSSTPMKNGWYPSNVTATLSATDEEAGIKKIEYRTNEGNWIEYTEAFEISQEGEVQLDYRSVDHAGNIEEIQTEIIKIDKTSPVTTTSEIPSGWGNEEIELSLTARDESSGVSSIEYRMNEGEWTAYDTPITIDEEGKHVIEYRSTDQAGNQEEIQTVDVNLDFGSPETTMSSVSDVWHKSNVEVTLSSSDGLSGVSRTEYRVNEEEWATYDTSILVEGEGSNKVEFRSIDHAGNVEATQSKVIKVDKTAPVTTAEEVPTDWSNQDVELTLSSSDELSGVSSIEYKINDGEWKDYSDPIKLDQEGSTTIEFRSSDNVGNIEEVQNETIKLDKTAPVTSVNGVPEKWANKTTEITLTSKDQWSGVATIEYRMNEGEWTEYSGPITFQQKGENVIDYRSVDTAGNVEEFKSLTVKYDDHAPQTSASDVGNQWHNSEVEVSLSSTDPLSGVAKTEYRINKGEWKEYTTPVLIDEEGSHTVDYRSIDYAGNKEEDKSITIMLDTTAPDTAMSTEKRDGDLEVTLSSSDVLSGVSKTEYRINQGEWKEYNSVIQLSEEGTHTVDYRSIDYAGNVEVIQSTELTIDKPSNDGTFKDIKGHWAEDKINYLVQNNLLSGYKDGTFQPDVNITRAEAATVISRELELEKIGSDFTDVSEDHWASGYIGAAAKANILSGYKDGTFHPDENLSRAEMATIVSRAYQLQGQTDIFSDTKGHWADSYIQTLAANNITVGYPDGTFKPEQEITRAEFASFVARVLEDSFRVTD, encoded by the coding sequence ATGTTTTTTAAAAAAGGAAAAATAGAGCGTGTACTTGTGCTTGCCATCCTGGCGCTTATTGTCTCGCTGGGAAATTCGGAGGTTAGTTATGCAGGTTCGGATGTTACTCCACCTGTACTAAATGATTTAACTGTTTCAAAAAAGGAAGCTACAGTAGGAGATGAAGTGACAATCACAGCTGATGTGATTGATGATTTATCAGGAGTAGATAGGGTTAGTATCAAGTATGAAGCGCCAGAAGGAACCGCAACAAAATACGTAACACTAAGGTTAAATGCTGCAACTAGCAAATATGAAGGTAGTCTTGAAATTGGAGATTACGATGTTGCAGGAGCATGGAAAATAGATTACTTATACGTAAAAGATGTCCAGGATAACTATTATTATTACTATAATTCTGATGGTGGTTATGAGTATAAACGGGAAACCTCAGAGTATATAGATCTAAGTCCTTATAATATAGTAGTGTCGGGGACGGAAGAAGATAAACAGCCTCCAAAGCTAGACAATCTTCAAGTAACTCCTCTAGATGTAACAAAAAGGGATATTGTAAAGATATCAGCTGAAGTCAGTGATAATTTATCAGGGGTAGATAGGGTTAGTATCAAGTATGAAGCCCCAGAAGGAACCGCAACAAAGTACGTAACATTAAGGTTGAATGCTGAAACTGGAAAATATGAAGGTAGCCTTGAAATTGGAGATTACGATGTTGCGGGAGCATGGAAAATAGATTACTTATACGTAAAAGATGCCCAGGATAACTATTACTATTATTATAACTCTTACGGTGGTGCAGAGTATAAGCGGGAAACCTCAGAGTATATAGATTTAAGTCCTTATAATATAGTGGTATCTGGGACAGAAGAAGATAAACAGCCTCCAAAGCTAGACAATCTTCAAGTAACTCCCACTAATGTAAAAAGGGGAGAAGTAGTAAAGTTCAGTGCTCAGGTAAGTGATAATTTATCAGGAGTAGATAGGGTCAGTATCAAATATGAAGCGCCAGAAGGAACCGCAACAAAGTACGTAACATTAAGGTTGAATGCTGAAACTGGAAAATATGAAGGTAGTCTTGAAATTGGAGATTACGATGTTGCGGGAGCGTGGAAAATAGATTACTTATACGTAAAAGATGCCCAGGATAACTATTACTATTATTATAACTCTTACGGTGGTGCAGAGTATAAGCGGGAAACCTCAGAGTATATTGATCTCAGCTCTCATGATGTAGTGGTAGAAGAAACAGATAAGATTGCACCAATAACAAGCGTGGATTTCACCTCATCCACTCCAATGAAGAATGGATGGTACCCTTCAAATGTTACAGCTACTTTAAGCGCAACAGATGAAGAAGCAGGTATCAAAAAGATAGAGTATCGGACAAATGAAGGAAATTGGATCGAATATACAGAGGCCTTCGAAATCAGCCAGGAAGGCGAAGTTCAGCTTGATTACCGAAGCGTAGACCATGCTGGCAATATAGAGGAAATTCAAACCGAGATCATCAAAATAGATAAAACATCGCCGGTGACGACAACTTCTGAAATTCCTTCCGGCTGGGGTAATGAAGAAATAGAGCTATCCTTAACGGCTAGAGATGAATCTTCAGGTGTAAGTTCTATTGAATATAGAATGAACGAAGGTGAGTGGACTGCCTACGATACACCTATTACGATTGATGAAGAAGGTAAACATGTCATTGAATATCGAAGTACAGATCAAGCTGGGAACCAGGAAGAAATTCAGACGGTCGATGTCAATCTTGATTTTGGATCCCCAGAAACTACAATGAGTTCCGTGAGTGATGTATGGCATAAATCCAATGTGGAAGTAACATTAAGTTCTTCAGATGGTTTGTCAGGCGTCTCAAGAACGGAATATAGAGTGAACGAAGAGGAATGGGCAACCTATGATACTTCTATTCTTGTTGAAGGAGAAGGAAGCAATAAAGTAGAATTCCGAAGCATCGATCATGCTGGAAACGTAGAAGCGACACAAAGCAAAGTGATTAAAGTAGACAAAACCGCACCAGTGACCACAGCTGAAGAAGTACCGACGGACTGGTCCAATCAGGATGTTGAGCTAACCTTATCGTCTTCAGATGAGTTGTCAGGCGTGTCTTCCATCGAATATAAAATCAATGATGGCGAGTGGAAAGACTATAGTGATCCTATTAAGTTAGATCAAGAAGGATCGACAACGATTGAATTTAGAAGTAGTGATAACGTGGGTAATATAGAAGAAGTTCAAAATGAAACAATTAAATTGGACAAAACGGCACCAGTTACTTCAGTTAACGGAGTCCCTGAAAAGTGGGCGAATAAAACGACAGAGATCACATTAACTTCTAAAGACCAATGGTCAGGTGTAGCTACGATTGAGTATAGAATGAACGAAGGGGAATGGACAGAGTATAGCGGTCCGATTACCTTCCAGCAGAAGGGCGAAAATGTCATTGACTATCGCAGTGTCGATACAGCTGGGAACGTAGAAGAGTTTAAGAGTTTAACTGTGAAATATGACGATCATGCTCCACAAACATCAGCTAGTGATGTAGGTAATCAATGGCATAACTCCGAAGTAGAGGTATCCTTGAGTTCCACTGATCCATTATCCGGAGTGGCTAAGACAGAATACCGAATCAATAAGGGAGAATGGAAAGAATATACGACTCCTGTATTGATTGATGAAGAAGGCAGCCACACTGTTGATTATCGCAGTATCGATTATGCGGGCAACAAAGAAGAGGATAAAAGCATCACAATTATGCTGGATACAACGGCTCCAGATACAGCAATGAGTACTGAAAAGCGAGATGGTGATTTGGAGGTAACCCTGAGTTCTTCCGATGTACTGTCTGGGGTGAGCAAGACAGAATATCGAATCAATCAAGGAGAATGGAAGGAATATAACTCTGTAATTCAATTAAGCGAAGAAGGAACTCACACTGTCGACTATCGTAGTATCGATTATGCAGGGAATGTGGAAGTAATCCAATCTACGGAGTTAACGATAGACAAACCTTCCAATGACGGTACTTTTAAAGATATCAAAGGCCATTGGGCGGAAGACAAAATAAATTATTTAGTACAAAATAACTTATTATCGGGGTATAAAGACGGTACCTTCCAACCTGATGTAAATATAACGAGGGCTGAAGCAGCAACCGTTATTTCCAGGGAACTAGAACTTGAGAAGATTGGATCTGACTTTACAGATGTTTCAGAAGATCACTGGGCGAGCGGGTACATTGGTGCAGCCGCCAAGGCCAATATCCTCTCAGGCTACAAGGATGGAACCTTTCACCCGGATGAAAATTTAAGTCGAGCAGAAATGGCAACCATCGTTTCAAGAGCTTATCAATTACAAGGCCAAACCGATATTTTCTCAGATACGAAAGGGCACTGGGCGGATTCCTATATTCAAACCCTGGCAGCCAATAATATAACAGTTGGGTACCCGGATGGAACCTTCAAACCGGAACAGGAAATTACCAGAGCTGAATTTGCCTCTTTTGTAGCGAGAGTATTGGAAGACAGCTTCAGAGTAACTGACTGA